The Pseudomonas sp. TH06 genome has a window encoding:
- the gspE gene encoding type II secretion system ATPase GspE: MSAVPESAARLPFGFARRFGVLLEGEGDDLRVLFRDDTPLTALAEVRRLSPRDLPWQRLDEQTFALRLAQCYRAGKSAAEQVAQGLDDELDLVSLADQVPQTADLLEQEGDAPIIRLINALLSEAVREKASDVHLETFEQYLSVRMRVDGQLREVLRPKRELANLLVSRIKVMARLDIAEKRIPQDGRIALRLAGHEVDVRVSTLPSAHGERVVLRLLDKQAGRLDLQRLGMPAETLARFQQMLGKPHGIFLVTGPTGSGKTTSLYAALTHLNDQTRNILTVEDPIEYHLPGIGQTPVNPKVDMTFARGLRAILRQDPDVVMVGEIRDRETAEIAVQASLTGHLVLSTLHTNSAVGAVTRLLDMEVDAYLLASSLVGVLAQRLLRTLCSECKSPYVADAAQSLRLGLAVDAAPRLYRAVGCEHCQQGYRGRIGIYELISVNPAFSELIHRGASEPELQREARNSSPSLFQDGLRRVLDGSTSLDELLRVTQED, translated from the coding sequence ATGAGTGCGGTGCCGGAGTCCGCTGCTAGATTGCCATTCGGCTTTGCCCGTCGTTTCGGGGTATTGCTCGAAGGCGAGGGGGACGATTTGCGCGTGTTGTTTCGCGATGACACCCCGTTGACTGCACTGGCCGAAGTGCGCCGTTTGAGTCCCCGGGATCTGCCCTGGCAGCGGCTCGACGAACAGACTTTCGCCCTGCGTCTGGCGCAGTGTTATCGCGCCGGAAAAAGCGCCGCCGAGCAAGTCGCACAGGGGCTGGACGATGAACTGGATCTGGTCAGTCTGGCGGATCAGGTACCGCAGACTGCCGACTTGCTGGAGCAGGAGGGCGATGCACCGATCATTCGTCTGATCAACGCGTTGCTCAGCGAAGCCGTCCGCGAAAAAGCCTCTGACGTGCACCTGGAAACGTTCGAACAGTACCTGTCGGTGCGCATGCGGGTCGACGGTCAATTGCGTGAAGTGCTGCGGCCCAAGCGTGAGCTGGCGAATCTTCTGGTGTCACGAATCAAGGTCATGGCCAGGCTGGATATTGCCGAGAAGCGTATTCCTCAGGACGGTCGTATCGCCTTGCGTCTGGCTGGCCACGAGGTTGACGTGCGGGTGTCGACCCTGCCTTCGGCCCATGGCGAGCGAGTGGTTTTGCGTTTGCTCGACAAGCAGGCCGGTCGCCTCGACCTGCAGCGTCTGGGCATGCCGGCCGAGACGCTGGCGCGGTTTCAACAAATGCTTGGCAAACCCCACGGGATCTTTCTGGTCACAGGTCCGACGGGCTCGGGCAAGACCACCAGCCTGTATGCCGCGCTGACTCATCTCAACGATCAGACACGCAATATCCTGACCGTCGAGGATCCGATCGAATATCACCTGCCGGGCATTGGCCAGACCCCGGTCAACCCCAAGGTCGATATGACGTTCGCCCGGGGTTTGCGGGCGATCCTGCGTCAGGATCCGGACGTGGTGATGGTGGGCGAAATTCGTGACCGCGAAACCGCGGAAATTGCTGTGCAGGCTTCCTTGACCGGTCACCTGGTGCTGTCGACCTTGCACACCAACAGCGCGGTGGGCGCAGTGACCCGGTTGCTGGACATGGAAGTCGACGCGTACTTGTTGGCGTCTTCGCTGGTCGGTGTGCTGGCCCAGCGTCTATTGCGCACGCTGTGCTCGGAATGCAAATCACCCTATGTGGCGGACGCGGCCCAGAGCCTGCGGCTCGGCTTGGCGGTCGACGCGGCGCCGCGCCTTTATCGGGCCGTGGGTTGTGAGCATTGCCAGCAGGGGTATCGCGGACGGATCGGCATTTATGAACTGATCAGCGTCAATCCGGCGTTCTCGGAGTTGATCCATCGCGGCGCAAGCGAGCCGGAGCTTCAGCGTGAAGCACGCAACAGCTCCCCGAGCCTGTTTCAGGATGGGCTGCGGCGGGTACTCGATGGCTCGACCAGCCTCGATGAGCTGTTGCGCGTGACCCAGGAGGACTGA
- the gspI gene encoding type II secretion system minor pseudopilin GspI, protein MKTERGFTLLEVMIALAIFATLAAAALSASQYVLQQGAGLEERLFASWLADNQLSELSLQRNLPLGSKQFVVAFAQREWVLSQVIRAAEDPRLLAVEISVRRGDSDNIVNHSQRWLQARDE, encoded by the coding sequence ATGAAAACTGAGCGCGGATTTACCTTGCTGGAGGTGATGATCGCCCTCGCGATCTTCGCAACCCTGGCCGCCGCCGCCCTGTCGGCCAGTCAGTATGTATTGCAGCAGGGTGCCGGTCTGGAGGAGCGGTTGTTTGCCTCATGGCTGGCGGATAACCAGTTGAGCGAACTGAGCCTGCAACGCAATCTGCCATTGGGCAGTAAACAATTCGTCGTCGCCTTCGCCCAGCGAGAGTGGGTGCTCAGCCAAGTCATTCGAGCGGCAGAAGACCCGCGTCTGCTTGCGGTCGAAATCAGCGTGCGCCGTGGCGACAGTGACAACATCGTGAACCACAGCCAGCGCTGGTTGCAGGCGCGAGATGAATAG
- the gspD gene encoding type II secretion system secretin GspD, which yields MLFRFSARRVLRFLAFAPLLVQGVVLAEAPQWQLSMKDAELRDVVQEMSSILGSTVILDPRVQGRITVLSKQPLDREGVRRLFFSVLDAHGFAAVDQGDRLLIIPAGEAKARAGNENGHTASSTEFVTQVIELNASVAADLAGLIRPLVSTNGYIGPSASANALIVTDSAGNVRRISEIVRQLDSGAKNAHAVVELRYGLAVEIAKVMEQSIGKQNLESGSQVIADGRSNRLVILGTQVARQRLIDMARALDTPANARADNSRVIRLRHSDAKQLAEVLDSMSQGMKAAGGAGIGKDTSPASPVVVKADESQNALVVIAEPAQVRTIENIVRQLDQPRAQVLIHAAIVEISGDINEALGVQWGVNGGDVKGGITFPGAGSTIAGLLGSGANVKLPEGAALKIGSDRFGVLVTALASNARNNLLSTPSLLTLDNQQAEILVGQNVPFKTGSYTTSSSGSDNPFTTVERKDVGISLKIKPHINEGSTLRLEVEQENSEIAPAVSGLTSEDLITNKRSLKSTILADDGEIIVIGGLIKDSVRTVESSVPFLGRIPLIGGLFRSSKDTVTKTNLMVFLRPTIVRSRANLAEITEDRYNDLRHLSKPGARQNNSLLLPRDPQQLFEGSNDNQLIDLRKDKVRAP from the coding sequence ATGCTCTTCCGGTTTTCTGCACGCCGCGTCTTGCGGTTTCTGGCGTTCGCACCGTTGTTGGTTCAAGGCGTTGTATTGGCCGAAGCGCCGCAATGGCAGTTGTCCATGAAGGATGCGGAGTTGCGCGATGTCGTGCAGGAGATGTCTTCGATACTCGGCTCCACGGTGATTCTTGATCCGCGTGTTCAGGGTCGAATTACCGTGCTTTCCAAACAGCCGCTGGACCGCGAAGGTGTTCGGCGTCTGTTCTTCTCGGTGCTCGATGCCCACGGTTTTGCCGCTGTTGATCAGGGTGATCGCTTGCTGATCATTCCGGCGGGCGAAGCCAAGGCGCGCGCTGGAAACGAAAATGGCCACACGGCGTCGAGCACCGAGTTCGTCACTCAAGTCATCGAGTTGAACGCCAGTGTTGCCGCCGATCTCGCCGGGTTGATTCGTCCGTTGGTGTCCACCAATGGATATATCGGACCCTCCGCTTCGGCCAATGCATTGATCGTTACCGACAGCGCCGGCAACGTCCGCCGCATCAGCGAGATAGTGCGGCAACTGGATTCCGGTGCCAAAAATGCACACGCCGTTGTTGAGTTGCGCTATGGCCTGGCCGTCGAGATTGCCAAAGTCATGGAGCAGTCGATCGGCAAACAGAACCTGGAGTCCGGCAGCCAGGTTATCGCTGATGGCCGCAGCAATCGTCTGGTGATTCTGGGCACACAGGTCGCCCGGCAGCGGTTGATCGATATGGCACGGGCGCTCGATACACCCGCCAACGCCCGCGCGGACAACTCCAGGGTCATACGTCTGCGCCACAGTGACGCCAAGCAGTTGGCCGAGGTGCTCGATTCCATGAGTCAGGGAATGAAAGCGGCCGGTGGTGCGGGCATTGGCAAAGATACTTCGCCGGCCTCCCCTGTGGTGGTCAAGGCCGATGAGAGCCAGAACGCGCTGGTAGTCATTGCCGAGCCGGCGCAGGTGCGCACCATCGAGAATATTGTCCGTCAACTCGACCAGCCACGCGCTCAGGTGCTGATTCATGCCGCGATCGTCGAAATCTCCGGCGACATCAATGAAGCGCTCGGCGTGCAATGGGGCGTGAATGGCGGTGACGTCAAGGGCGGCATCACCTTTCCGGGCGCTGGAAGCACGATTGCCGGGCTCTTGGGTTCGGGAGCCAACGTCAAGTTGCCGGAAGGCGCTGCACTGAAAATCGGCAGTGATCGTTTCGGCGTTCTGGTGACCGCGTTGGCTAGCAATGCCCGTAACAACTTACTGTCGACGCCGAGTCTGCTGACGCTGGACAACCAGCAGGCAGAGATTCTGGTGGGGCAGAACGTGCCGTTCAAGACGGGCTCCTACACCACTTCCAGCAGCGGCTCGGATAATCCCTTTACCACGGTCGAGCGCAAGGACGTCGGCATCAGCCTGAAGATCAAGCCACACATCAACGAGGGCTCGACACTCAGGCTGGAAGTCGAGCAGGAAAACTCCGAAATCGCGCCTGCGGTCAGCGGCCTCACCAGCGAAGACCTGATCACCAACAAGCGCTCGCTCAAGAGCACTATTCTGGCTGATGACGGCGAGATCATCGTGATTGGCGGTTTGATCAAGGACAGCGTACGGACGGTGGAAAGCAGTGTGCCGTTCCTCGGCCGCATTCCGCTGATCGGTGGGCTGTTCCGCTCAAGCAAAGACACCGTGACCAAGACCAATCTCATGGTGTTCCTGCGTCCGACCATCGTCCGCAGCAGAGCGAACCTCGCCGAGATCACCGAGGATCGTTACAACGACCTGCGTCACTTGAGCAAACCGGGCGCGCGGCAGAACAACTCATTGTTGTTGCCACGAGACCCACAACAATTGTTCGAAGGCTCCAACGACAATCAACTGATTGATCTGCGCAAAGACAAGGTGCGAGCACCATGA
- the gspG gene encoding type II secretion system major pseudopilin GspG, producing MKPFVHTGARTQRGFTLIEIMVVVVIIGILGAIVVPQFMSRPDQAKVTAARTDIQAIATALEMYRLDNHNYPSTQQGLEALSKRPTGTPTAKNWNPQGYLKKLPVDPWGTPYQYLGQGVKGPGYDLYSFGSDGVEGGEGHAAEIGNWDN from the coding sequence ATGAAACCCTTTGTACATACCGGCGCACGTACCCAACGCGGCTTTACCCTGATCGAAATCATGGTGGTCGTGGTGATCATCGGCATTCTCGGCGCGATCGTCGTCCCGCAGTTCATGAGCCGACCCGATCAGGCCAAGGTCACTGCTGCCAGAACCGATATTCAGGCGATCGCCACGGCGCTGGAAATGTATCGCCTCGACAATCACAACTATCCCTCGACTCAACAAGGGCTCGAAGCGCTCAGCAAACGCCCGACAGGTACACCGACGGCGAAAAACTGGAACCCGCAGGGTTACCTGAAGAAACTCCCGGTCGACCCATGGGGTACGCCTTATCAGTACCTGGGGCAGGGCGTTAAAGGGCCGGGTTATGACCTCTATTCCTTCGGTTCCGATGGCGTCGAAGGTGGGGAAGGGCACGCGGCTGAAATCGGCAATTGGGACAACTGA
- the gspM gene encoding type II secretion system protein GspM, which translates to MKSYLKLPPVLQEKWQQLPRRDQKMLVWLGIFLIVVLMFSGLWQPAQQRLAAAERLYQQRLALALQVQRALPSQQRPPVSAPLSARLSDSALAQGLDLEQFEADDNVLRITLRGNAQTLLKWLEAVERAGAQFESLSLDKKDQLLEAQLVVRAEPS; encoded by the coding sequence ATGAAGTCTTACCTGAAGTTACCGCCAGTCTTGCAGGAAAAATGGCAGCAACTGCCGCGAAGGGATCAGAAAATGCTGGTCTGGCTGGGCATTTTCCTGATCGTCGTGCTGATGTTCAGTGGGCTCTGGCAACCGGCACAACAGCGTCTGGCTGCCGCCGAACGACTTTACCAACAACGGTTGGCGCTGGCGCTACAAGTGCAGCGCGCACTGCCGTCGCAGCAGCGCCCGCCGGTATCCGCGCCGCTCTCCGCCCGGCTCAGTGACAGCGCATTGGCGCAAGGGCTGGACCTGGAACAGTTCGAGGCCGATGACAATGTCCTGCGCATCACCTTGCGGGGCAATGCGCAGACATTACTGAAATGGCTGGAGGCCGTCGAACGCGCCGGTGCTCAATTCGAATCCCTGAGCCTGGATAAAAAAGATCAGTTACTGGAGGCGCAACTGGTGGTTCGTGCCGAGCCATCCTGA
- the gspJ gene encoding type II secretion system minor pseudopilin GspJ encodes MNRQSGFTLIELLIAMAIFVVLGMACWRLFDGVANAERSSVDHQLALRSLMRAVAVIERDVLQVVESQPGRTILLDGGLLNFQRGNWRNPLDQPRSELQEVSYTFEGETLWRYSRAVGQAEAQRQKLLEGVTQVRWRLFDEKSAWRSEWPVDAKMPMAPPQAVELQFSSPRFGQIRRVFILPQAVR; translated from the coding sequence ATGAATAGACAGTCGGGTTTCACCTTGATCGAGTTGCTGATCGCCATGGCCATTTTCGTTGTGTTGGGGATGGCGTGCTGGCGATTGTTCGACGGAGTTGCCAACGCCGAGCGCAGCAGTGTCGACCATCAGCTGGCTCTGCGCAGCTTGATGCGCGCCGTAGCGGTGATTGAGCGCGATGTGCTGCAGGTGGTGGAGTCGCAGCCGGGGCGGACGATTCTGCTTGATGGCGGTTTGCTGAATTTTCAACGGGGTAACTGGCGCAACCCGCTGGATCAGCCGCGCAGCGAGTTACAGGAAGTCAGTTACACCTTCGAAGGTGAAACGCTGTGGCGTTACAGTCGCGCTGTTGGCCAGGCCGAGGCGCAACGGCAGAAGTTGCTCGAAGGCGTGACTCAGGTGCGTTGGCGGTTGTTCGATGAAAAAAGCGCCTGGCGCAGTGAGTGGCCCGTTGACGCAAAAATGCCGATGGCGCCGCCCCAGGCTGTGGAACTGCAGTTTTCCTCGCCGCGCTTCGGCCAGATCCGCCGCGTGTTCATTTTGCCGCAGGCCGTGCGATGA
- a CDS encoding type II secretion system protein GspK, with product MKSRQQGVALITVLLVMSLALLLVGSLLRSHRLAVQSSAQQLHQLQLRQLGLSGETLARQYLQNPQWRASKTIQLGQEWGQRRSAFDIDDGRVHIHIEDLAGRFNINQLLKAGQVDQITLGRWSRLLQALNLNAPDLSALRPPDGPGLLSDVSGLRLLPGVDAHWLARIKPWIAVLPREATLNVNTASATVLATLEGMTIDSARALVAQRPDEGYSSVQNFTQAPAIEGLGVLSQGLGLSSRWFRVTVDAELGQRRLRLISQFERDLNNGRLRLQQRSFVASTESEIAQ from the coding sequence ATGAAGAGCCGTCAGCAAGGCGTTGCATTGATCACGGTGCTGCTGGTGATGAGCCTGGCGTTGTTGCTGGTCGGGAGTTTACTGCGCAGCCATCGCCTCGCCGTGCAAAGCAGTGCGCAGCAACTTCATCAATTGCAGTTGCGTCAGTTGGGGCTGAGCGGTGAAACCCTGGCTCGGCAATACCTGCAGAACCCACAATGGCGAGCGTCCAAAACGATTCAGCTGGGGCAAGAGTGGGGCCAGCGCCGCAGCGCATTCGACATCGACGACGGGCGCGTGCACATCCACATCGAAGACTTGGCCGGGCGCTTCAATATCAATCAGTTGCTCAAGGCCGGTCAGGTCGACCAGATCACGCTCGGGCGCTGGTCGCGGCTGTTGCAGGCGCTGAACCTGAATGCTCCGGATTTGAGCGCTTTGCGCCCGCCCGACGGCCCGGGGCTGCTGTCCGATGTCTCCGGATTACGGTTGCTGCCCGGCGTCGATGCACATTGGCTGGCGCGCATCAAACCGTGGATTGCCGTGCTCCCCAGGGAGGCCACGCTAAACGTCAACACCGCCTCGGCAACGGTTCTCGCGACCCTTGAAGGAATGACCATCGACAGCGCCCGAGCGTTGGTGGCGCAACGTCCTGATGAGGGTTACTCCAGTGTGCAGAACTTCACTCAGGCGCCTGCCATTGAGGGATTGGGTGTGCTCAGCCAAGGGTTGGGCCTGAGCAGTCGCTGGTTTCGCGTAACGGTGGATGCCGAGTTGGGCCAGCGCCGTCTGCGCCTGATCAGCCAATTTGAACGTGATTTGAACAATGGCCGGCTACGACTGCAACAACGAAGTTTCGTGGCCTCGACTGAAAGTGAAATTGCCCAATGA
- the gspF gene encoding type II secretion system inner membrane protein GspF, with the protein MPAFDYQAQDRNGRRIRGSQEAESPRQARQLLRDRGLMTTHLREARRVKNPAGRFTSNARLSASELALVTRQLSTLIQASLPLEEALQAVASQSEKRRVSSLLLSVRSRVLEGYALASALGGFPKVFPELYRATVDAGERSGHLEQVLEQLADYTEARQLSRQRIQLALVYPLILMCASLAIVGLLLAYVVPDVVKIFIDSGQPLPMLTRGLIALSDGLRGYGLWLFLLIFALVAAVRAALRQPAMRLRWHALLLRMPLLGGVLRATEAARFASTLAILGKSAVPLVDALEIAAAVIANQTVRARMSDVARSVREGGTLARALERSGDIPPMMLHMIASGERAGELDSMLARAAEQQEKTLAARIALAVSLFEPFMLVVMGGVVLLIVLAILMPILSLNQLVS; encoded by the coding sequence ATGCCGGCATTCGATTATCAGGCGCAGGACCGCAATGGTCGCAGGATCAGAGGCTCGCAAGAGGCGGAAAGTCCCAGGCAGGCGCGTCAGTTATTGCGTGATCGCGGCCTGATGACCACTCACTTGAGGGAGGCCCGACGGGTAAAAAATCCGGCCGGTCGGTTCACCAGTAACGCGCGCTTGAGTGCCAGCGAACTGGCCCTGGTCACACGTCAGCTATCGACGCTGATTCAGGCCTCGTTACCACTGGAAGAAGCCTTGCAAGCGGTAGCCTCGCAGAGTGAAAAACGACGTGTCAGCAGCCTCCTGCTATCGGTGCGCAGTCGTGTCCTTGAAGGCTACGCACTGGCGTCGGCACTCGGCGGATTTCCCAAAGTGTTCCCCGAACTGTATCGCGCCACGGTCGATGCGGGTGAGCGCTCCGGTCATCTGGAGCAGGTACTGGAGCAGTTGGCCGACTACACCGAGGCCCGTCAGCTTTCGCGCCAGCGCATTCAGCTGGCGCTGGTTTATCCACTGATTCTGATGTGCGCATCGCTGGCCATTGTCGGTTTGTTGCTGGCCTACGTGGTGCCCGACGTGGTGAAGATTTTTATCGACAGTGGCCAGCCATTACCGATGCTGACTCGCGGACTAATCGCCCTCAGCGATGGCTTGCGCGGTTATGGCCTGTGGCTGTTTTTGCTGATCTTCGCTTTGGTCGCGGCTGTACGAGCGGCGTTACGTCAGCCCGCCATGCGTTTGCGCTGGCATGCATTGCTGCTGCGCATGCCGCTGCTTGGCGGGGTGTTGCGCGCGACCGAAGCGGCACGGTTCGCCAGTACCTTGGCGATTCTCGGCAAGAGCGCCGTGCCGCTGGTGGATGCTCTGGAAATAGCCGCCGCGGTGATTGCCAACCAGACCGTCCGCGCCCGCATGAGCGATGTCGCCCGCTCTGTTCGTGAGGGCGGCACGCTGGCTCGTGCCCTGGAACGCAGCGGCGATATCCCGCCGATGATGCTGCACATGATCGCCAGTGGCGAGCGCGCGGGTGAACTGGACAGCATGTTGGCGCGAGCCGCCGAGCAACAGGAAAAAACCCTGGCAGCGCGCATCGCACTGGCGGTGAGCCTGTTTGAACCCTTCATGCTGGTAGTGATGGGCGGCGTGGTGTTGCTGATCGTCCTGGCCATCCTGATGCCGATTCTGAGTCTTAATCAACTGGTGAGCTGA
- a CDS encoding MFS transporter, whose translation MKTAVAPLAHEVPPAAADDVVAELQEIYIEKGTPMFMRTVLALFSGGFATFALLYCVQPMMPLLSHEYGINAAQSSLILSVATGMLAIGLLITGPISDRIGRKPVMVTALFAAALCTMASAMMPSWEGVLIMRALIGLSLSGLAAVAMTYLSEEIHPQHIGLAMGLYIGGNAIGGMSGRLITGVLIDFVSWHTAMLVIGGLAMIAAAVFWKILPESRNFRSRSLHPRSLLDGFTMHFRDAGLPLLFLEAFVLMGAFVTLFNYIGYRLLAAPYNLDQVFVGLLSVVYLSGIYSSAKIGSLADKLGRRKVLWATIALMFAGLALTMFTPLLLVIVGMLIFTFGFFGAHSVASSWIGRRALKAKGQASSLYLFSYYAGSSIAGTAGGVFWHLGGWNGIGLFIGALLLVALLVALKLAKLPTLGNAPS comes from the coding sequence GTGAAAACTGCTGTCGCGCCCCTTGCCCATGAAGTCCCGCCTGCTGCGGCCGACGATGTCGTCGCCGAACTGCAAGAGATCTACATCGAAAAAGGCACGCCGATGTTCATGCGCACGGTGCTGGCGCTGTTCAGCGGCGGGTTTGCGACGTTTGCCTTGTTGTACTGCGTCCAGCCGATGATGCCGCTGCTGTCCCACGAGTACGGAATCAACGCCGCGCAGAGCAGCCTGATTCTGTCGGTCGCCACGGGTATGCTCGCCATCGGCCTGCTGATCACCGGACCGATTTCCGACCGCATCGGGCGCAAACCGGTGATGGTCACTGCATTGTTCGCCGCCGCACTGTGCACCATGGCCAGTGCAATGATGCCGAGTTGGGAGGGTGTGCTGATCATGCGCGCGCTGATCGGCTTGTCGTTGAGCGGCCTGGCAGCCGTTGCGATGACCTATCTGAGCGAAGAAATTCACCCGCAGCACATTGGCCTGGCGATGGGCTTGTACATCGGTGGCAATGCGATTGGCGGGATGAGCGGGCGCTTGATCACAGGCGTGCTGATCGACTTCGTCAGCTGGCACACGGCGATGCTGGTGATCGGTGGACTGGCGATGATTGCCGCAGCGGTGTTCTGGAAGATTCTCCCGGAATCACGCAACTTCCGCTCGCGCTCACTGCACCCGCGCAGTCTGCTTGATGGCTTTACCATGCACTTTCGCGATGCCGGTTTGCCGCTGCTGTTTCTTGAAGCGTTCGTGCTGATGGGCGCGTTTGTCACGCTGTTCAACTACATCGGTTATCGCTTGCTGGCAGCGCCGTACAACCTCGATCAGGTGTTCGTTGGTTTGCTCTCGGTGGTGTACCTGTCGGGTATCTACAGCTCGGCGAAAATCGGTTCTCTGGCAGATAAACTGGGACGACGCAAAGTGTTGTGGGCAACCATTGCGCTGATGTTCGCCGGCCTTGCGCTGACGATGTTCACGCCGTTGCTGCTGGTGATTGTCGGCATGTTGATCTTCACCTTCGGCTTCTTTGGCGCGCACTCGGTGGCGAGTAGCTGGATCGGACGACGGGCGTTGAAGGCCAAGGGGCAGGCGTCGTCGTTGTATCTGTTCAGCTATTACGCCGGCTCGAGTATCGCCGGGACGGCAGGCGGGGTGTTCTGGCACTTGGGGGGATGGAACGGCATTGGCCTGTTTATCGGCGCGCTGTTGCTGGTTGCGCTGTTGGTGGCGTTGAAGCTGGCGAAGTTGCCAACGCTGGGTAACGCGCCATCCTGA
- the gspH gene encoding type II secretion system minor pseudopilin GspH translates to MKRNARGFTLLEMLVVIVVISVVIGMITLVAGESPARQARQQALVVAQLLNTSRESAVLEEREYGVRLERESYQLLRFERSTWQPVGAPSHLPVGLFMTLEQEGRPLTLSDQSAQPQILLLSSDELSPFVLSFSSKSQRWLSLSSDGLSEPVIDEN, encoded by the coding sequence ATGAAGCGCAACGCCCGTGGTTTCACGCTGCTGGAGATGCTCGTGGTGATTGTGGTGATCAGCGTGGTGATCGGCATGATCACCCTGGTGGCCGGCGAGAGCCCGGCACGTCAGGCGCGGCAGCAAGCCCTGGTCGTTGCACAGTTACTGAACACCTCACGGGAAAGCGCGGTGCTGGAAGAGCGTGAATACGGCGTACGGCTGGAGCGTGAGAGTTATCAGTTGTTGCGTTTCGAGCGTTCGACCTGGCAGCCAGTCGGCGCGCCAAGTCATTTGCCTGTGGGATTGTTCATGACGCTTGAGCAGGAAGGTCGACCGCTGACCCTGAGCGACCAGTCGGCGCAACCCCAGATTTTGCTGCTCAGCAGTGACGAACTCAGCCCCTTTGTCTTGAGTTTTTCCAGCAAGAGTCAACGTTGGTTGAGTCTTTCCAGTGATGGTCTGAGTGAGCCGGTCATCGATGAAAACTGA
- the gspL gene encoding type II secretion system protein GspL, with amino-acid sequence MKTWLYLTAEGLSEASPDWPCCFWRDDEAPNLMPLANAATVLAGASVMLILPMEVCSWWLTDARPNRRRPSVQALTYAIEDQLAQELDSVHVAAGRSDATRRYPLLVIDRQWLEQLLILLKSLDIEPASCFVDADLLPDDQPCGAWWFGRWIVGGGLRARLALTDQGRETLKENPASPVHWLNTPGSPLTALSTVLVRQSRHAIDLRQGEYAQSQRRLPWSLVGVAVGLTLLMLWGFTQARSHFLEQQAGLLYADSVERFRAIYPQETRIVDLAAQLRALQSQSDTNQETRLARLRSLAEQVIGGSSVEVQRIEYRAGEGWKVQLTANSFAELEQLRERGRQSGMPIKLGSASKDQNRVRAILTLEESS; translated from the coding sequence ATGAAAACCTGGCTTTACCTGACCGCCGAAGGCTTGTCTGAGGCATCACCCGATTGGCCCTGCTGTTTCTGGCGTGACGACGAGGCGCCGAATCTCATGCCGTTGGCCAACGCAGCGACCGTGTTGGCCGGTGCCAGCGTCATGCTGATACTGCCAATGGAGGTTTGTAGTTGGTGGCTCACCGACGCGAGGCCTAACCGACGACGGCCTTCCGTACAGGCGCTGACGTATGCGATTGAGGACCAATTGGCGCAGGAACTGGACAGCGTTCATGTGGCGGCCGGGCGCTCAGACGCTACGCGACGCTATCCGCTGTTGGTAATCGACCGGCAGTGGCTGGAACAGTTGTTGATCCTGCTGAAGTCCTTGGATATCGAGCCGGCAAGCTGTTTCGTCGATGCCGATCTGCTGCCCGACGATCAGCCTTGTGGCGCTTGGTGGTTCGGGCGCTGGATCGTTGGAGGGGGCCTGCGAGCGAGGCTGGCGCTGACCGATCAAGGACGTGAAACCTTGAAGGAAAATCCGGCATCCCCCGTGCATTGGCTGAACACACCGGGCTCTCCGCTGACAGCGCTCAGCACTGTGTTGGTCAGACAATCCCGGCACGCCATAGACCTGCGTCAGGGCGAATATGCTCAGTCGCAGCGCCGCTTGCCCTGGTCGCTGGTGGGGGTGGCGGTGGGTCTGACGCTCCTGATGCTGTGGGGTTTCACTCAGGCCCGTAGCCATTTTCTTGAACAACAAGCCGGGCTTCTTTACGCCGACAGCGTGGAGCGGTTCAGAGCCATCTATCCGCAGGAAACGCGCATTGTTGACCTGGCTGCGCAATTGCGTGCCTTGCAATCGCAGAGTGATACGAATCAGGAAACCCGTCTGGCGCGTTTGCGCAGCCTTGCCGAACAGGTAATCGGTGGCAGCAGCGTCGAGGTTCAACGCATCGAGTATCGCGCCGGCGAGGGTTGGAAAGTGCAACTGACAGCCAACAGTTTTGCCGAACTTGAGCAGTTGCGGGAGCGCGGCAGACAGAGCGGGATGCCAATCAAGCTCGGCAGTGCCAGCAAAGACCAGAACCGCGTACGGGCAATATTGACGCTGGAGGAGTCGTCCTGA